From one Gallionella capsiferriformans ES-2 genomic stretch:
- the lgt gene encoding prolipoprotein diacylglyceryl transferase: protein MLVYPHINPVALQLGPLAIHWYGLMYMAGFLTFLWLGRKRIVTLNYTQITNKTLDDLLFYGVLGVILGGRLGEVLFYNPSYYFANPLKILAVWEGGMSFHGGFLGVLVAMAVFAYQQKLRWLELMDFIAPLVPPGLAFGRLGNFINGELWGRPTDAPWGMIFPHVDNLPRHPSQLYEFALEGVLLFTLLWLYAKQPRPVGAVSGLFLIGYGSFRFLGEFARNPDDGIFGLMSLGISMGQWLSLPMVLTGIAMMVWSYRRPVA from the coding sequence ATGCTCGTTTATCCACACATCAATCCCGTCGCCCTGCAACTCGGCCCGCTCGCAATTCACTGGTACGGCCTGATGTATATGGCAGGCTTTTTGACCTTTTTGTGGCTGGGGCGGAAACGCATCGTTACGCTGAATTACACGCAGATTACCAACAAGACGCTCGACGATCTGCTTTTTTACGGCGTGCTGGGCGTGATTTTAGGCGGCCGCCTAGGTGAAGTGCTGTTTTACAATCCTTCCTACTATTTTGCCAACCCGCTCAAAATTCTCGCCGTCTGGGAAGGCGGCATGTCTTTTCACGGCGGATTTCTGGGCGTACTGGTCGCGATGGCCGTGTTCGCCTATCAGCAAAAACTGCGCTGGCTCGAACTGATGGACTTCATCGCCCCGCTGGTGCCACCCGGGCTGGCCTTCGGACGACTGGGAAATTTCATCAACGGCGAATTGTGGGGACGACCAACCGATGCACCCTGGGGGATGATTTTCCCTCACGTCGATAATTTACCGCGCCACCCGTCCCAACTTTATGAGTTCGCGCTTGAAGGCGTGCTGCTATTTACGCTGCTCTGGCTATATGCAAAGCAACCGCGCCCTGTCGGCGCCGTATCCGGCCTGTTTTTGATCGGCTATGGCAGCTTCCGCTTTTTAGGCGAATTCGCCCGCAATCCGGACGACGGTATTTTCGGTTTAATGAGTCTTGGCATCAGCATGGGTCAATGGCTAAGTTTGCCGATGGTGCTGACCGGAATCGCCATGATGGTATGGAGCTACCGGCGCCCTGTGGCTTGA
- the ilvD gene encoding dihydroxy-acid dehydratase has protein sequence MPVYRSRTSTHGRNMAGARSLWRATGMKEGDFGKPIIAIANSFTQFVPGHVHLKDMGQLVAREIERAGGIAKEFNTIAVDDGIAMGHSGMLYSLPSRDLIADSVEYMVNAHCADALVCISNCDKITPGMLMAAMRLNIPVVFVSGGPMEAGKVNWNGATRGLDLVDAMVAAADSHYSDAEVDAIERSACPTCGSCSGMFTANSMNCLTEALGLSLPGNGSLVATHAERKQLFLRAGRVIVDLCKRYYEQDDESVLPRNIATFNAFENAMTLDIAMGGSTNTVLHLLAIAREAEVDFTMKDMDRLSRHVPTLCKVAPSSEYHMEDVHRAGGIPAILGELDRAGLLHGEVGSVHSKTLRDGLAAWDIVQNTDGTADKFFRAAPGGIVTTIAFSQSMLYPETDSDRATGCIRDKAHAYSQDGGLAVLHGNVAVDGCIVKTAGVDESILKFTGRARVFESQDDAVAAVLADTIVAGDVVVIRYEGPKGGPGMQEMLYPTAYLKSKGLGKVCALLTDGRFSGGTSGLSIGHVSPEAAAGGAIGLVVEGDTIEIDIPNRSIVLSISDEEMVRRRTEMASRGRLAWKPVSRDRQVSVALRAYAAMTTSADKGAVRDVTQIES, from the coding sequence ATGCCAGTTTACCGTTCCCGTACTTCCACTCATGGCCGCAATATGGCCGGTGCGCGCTCCCTGTGGCGCGCGACCGGTATGAAAGAGGGCGATTTCGGCAAGCCCATTATCGCGATTGCCAATTCATTCACTCAGTTTGTGCCCGGTCACGTTCACCTGAAAGACATGGGGCAGTTGGTTGCGCGTGAAATTGAGCGTGCGGGCGGAATAGCCAAAGAATTCAATACGATCGCGGTGGATGACGGCATCGCGATGGGTCACAGCGGCATGCTGTATTCGCTGCCCAGCCGCGATCTGATCGCAGATTCCGTCGAGTATATGGTCAATGCCCATTGCGCCGATGCGCTGGTGTGTATTTCCAATTGCGACAAGATTACGCCGGGTATGTTGATGGCGGCGATGCGCCTGAATATTCCGGTGGTGTTCGTCTCAGGCGGCCCGATGGAAGCCGGTAAGGTGAACTGGAATGGCGCGACCCGCGGGCTGGATCTGGTCGATGCGATGGTGGCTGCTGCAGATAGCCATTACAGCGATGCAGAAGTGGATGCGATCGAGCGCTCCGCCTGTCCGACTTGCGGTTCCTGCTCCGGCATGTTTACCGCCAACTCGATGAATTGCTTGACCGAAGCGCTGGGTCTGTCCCTGCCGGGTAACGGTTCGCTGGTTGCGACCCATGCCGAGCGAAAGCAGTTATTTTTGCGTGCAGGGCGCGTGATCGTCGATTTGTGTAAACGTTATTATGAGCAGGATGACGAATCGGTGTTGCCGCGCAATATCGCGACGTTTAATGCCTTCGAAAACGCCATGACGCTGGATATCGCGATGGGCGGTTCGACCAATACCGTGTTGCATCTGTTGGCTATTGCGCGTGAGGCGGAGGTCGATTTCACCATGAAGGATATGGATCGTTTGTCGCGCCATGTACCCACGTTGTGCAAGGTTGCGCCCTCATCCGAATATCACATGGAAGACGTGCATCGAGCCGGCGGCATTCCGGCGATTTTGGGTGAACTCGACAGAGCCGGTTTGCTGCATGGCGAGGTGGGTTCGGTGCACAGCAAGACGCTGCGCGACGGGTTGGCCGCATGGGATATCGTGCAAAACACCGATGGGACGGCGGACAAGTTTTTCAGAGCCGCACCCGGTGGTATCGTTACTACCATCGCATTTTCGCAATCGATGCTGTACCCGGAAACGGATTCTGATCGTGCTACGGGCTGCATCCGCGACAAGGCGCATGCCTATTCGCAGGACGGTGGTTTGGCGGTGTTGCATGGCAATGTCGCCGTCGACGGTTGTATCGTCAAGACGGCGGGCGTAGATGAGAGCATTTTAAAATTTACCGGGCGTGCGCGCGTGTTTGAGAGTCAGGACGATGCGGTCGCAGCGGTGCTTGCCGATACTATCGTCGCGGGTGACGTGGTGGTGATCCGTTACGAGGGGCCCAAGGGCGGTCCGGGTATGCAGGAGATGCTGTATCCGACGGCTTATCTGAAATCGAAAGGCTTAGGCAAAGTCTGTGCCTTGCTCACCGATGGACGTTTTTCCGGTGGCACCTCGGGGCTCTCTATCGGACATGTCTCGCCGGAAGCGGCTGCAGGCGGTGCGATCGGGCTGGTTGTTGAAGGCGATACGATAGAAATCGACATTCCCAATCGCAGCATCGTTCTGAGTATTTCGGATGAGGAAATGGTGCGACGCCGCACCGAGATGGCGTCGCGCGGCCGTCTGGCCTGGAAGCCGGTCAGTCGTGATCGGCAGGTGTCGGTGGCACTGCGGGCCTATGCTGCGATGACCACCAGTGCTGATAAGGGCGCGGTGAGAGATGTGACTCAAATTGAAAGTTAA